Proteins co-encoded in one Mycobacterium mantenii genomic window:
- a CDS encoding serine/threonine protein kinase produces the protein MSDFSNVLRAATATALTGGVALAGSVTASADPAAGSPSDINKLAASLSKGYGLNNCTAQNIDRSTQLAVLTCGHSPDPSGPVQAKYVLFTNADNLATSFRATIKEDVLTPCGDANQSPSNWHKDGSTASAGQAACGTYQNGAEIIWTTDAKNTLSYLRASNTDVAALYQWWRANG, from the coding sequence ATGTCTGATTTCAGCAACGTGCTGCGGGCGGCGACGGCAACCGCGCTGACGGGCGGTGTGGCCTTAGCGGGCAGCGTTACGGCGAGCGCGGATCCCGCCGCCGGTAGCCCGTCGGATATCAACAAGCTTGCGGCCTCGCTGTCGAAGGGCTACGGCCTGAACAACTGCACCGCCCAGAACATCGACCGCAGCACGCAACTGGCGGTGCTCACCTGCGGGCACAGCCCCGACCCGAGCGGTCCGGTCCAGGCCAAGTACGTCCTGTTCACCAACGCCGACAACTTGGCGACCTCGTTCAGGGCCACCATCAAAGAGGACGTCCTGACCCCATGCGGGGACGCCAACCAGTCGCCGTCGAATTGGCATAAGGACGGTTCGACCGCCAGCGCCGGGCAGGCGGCGTGCGGCACATACCAGAACGGAGCCGAGATCATCTGGACCACGGACGCCAAGAACACGTTGAGCTACCTGCGCGCGTCCAACACCGACGTTGCGGCCCTCTACCAATGGTGGCGCGCCAACGGGTGA
- a CDS encoding CD225/dispanin family protein — MTQPPPPPPGYPPPPPPGYPPQQPAGQAPNNYLVWSILVTLFCCLPFGIVAIVKSSQVNGLWAQGRYAEAQASADSAKKWVIWSAVIGVVVGVIYGILMAAGALNTNTNAALAAMF; from the coding sequence ATGACACAACCCCCTCCCCCGCCGCCCGGGTATCCGCCGCCGCCTCCGCCGGGATATCCGCCGCAGCAGCCGGCCGGCCAAGCGCCGAATAACTATCTGGTGTGGTCGATCCTGGTGACCCTCTTCTGCTGTCTTCCCTTCGGAATCGTGGCGATTGTCAAGTCGAGCCAGGTCAATGGGTTGTGGGCGCAGGGCCGTTACGCCGAGGCGCAGGCATCGGCCGACAGCGCCAAGAAATGGGTGATCTGGTCGGCGGTCATCGGCGTCGTCGTCGGCGTCATCTATGGAATCTTGATGGCGGCCGGTGCGCTGAACACGAACACCAACGCGGCACTCGCCGCGATGTTCTAA
- a CDS encoding M28 family metallopeptidase, producing the protein MVNKSTTIRALLAVIAVTVFSAACFHRSSDSQQTSGDPAAGKFASALRGKVTADAMMAHLSKLQDIANANNGTRAVGTPGYEASVDYVVNVLRGSGFDVQTPEFSARVFHAEKPVLTVGGRPEEARALDFSLGTGPDGVSGPLVAAPADNLGCAPADYANLPVRGAVVLVDRGTCPFAQKEDAAAQRGAVAMIIADNVDEQQMGGTLGPATEVKIPVLSVTRSVGVQLRGQPGPTTIKLNASAQSFRARNVIAQTKTGSATDVVMAGAHLDSVPDGPGINDNGSGVAAILETAVRLGSSPQVHNAVRFGFWGAEELGLIGSRNYVESLDLTALKNIALYLNFDMLASPNPGYFTYDGDQSLPVDARGQPVVPEGSAGIERTLVAYLKSAGKTAQDTSFDGRSDYDGFTLAGIPSGGLFSGAEGKMSADQAKLWGGTADQPFDPNYHQKTDTLDHIDRTALGINGGGVAYALGLYAQDLGGHNGVPIMADRTRHVLVKS; encoded by the coding sequence ATGGTGAACAAATCCACGACGATTCGGGCGTTGCTCGCGGTAATCGCCGTAACCGTATTCTCAGCCGCCTGCTTCCATCGGTCGTCTGACTCGCAGCAAACGAGCGGGGACCCCGCCGCCGGAAAGTTTGCCTCCGCATTGCGGGGCAAGGTCACGGCTGACGCGATGATGGCTCACCTGTCCAAGCTGCAAGACATCGCCAATGCGAACAACGGCACCCGGGCGGTGGGGACGCCCGGATACGAGGCCAGCGTCGACTACGTGGTAAACGTCCTGCGCGGCAGTGGATTTGACGTGCAAACCCCTGAATTCTCGGCGCGAGTGTTCCACGCCGAAAAGCCGGTGCTCACCGTAGGTGGCAGGCCGGAGGAGGCGCGGGCGCTGGACTTCAGCCTGGGCACCGGGCCGGACGGGGTGAGCGGGCCACTGGTCGCCGCGCCGGCGGACAACCTCGGCTGCGCGCCGGCCGATTACGCCAACCTGCCGGTGCGGGGCGCCGTGGTGCTGGTGGATCGGGGCACGTGCCCGTTCGCGCAGAAGGAAGACGCTGCCGCACAGCGTGGCGCGGTGGCGATGATCATCGCCGACAATGTCGACGAACAACAGATGGGCGGCACGCTCGGGCCGGCCACCGAGGTGAAGATTCCGGTGCTGAGCGTGACCCGGTCGGTGGGAGTGCAGTTGCGCGGGCAGCCGGGGCCCACGACGATCAAGCTCAATGCCAGCGCCCAGAGTTTCCGCGCCCGCAATGTGATTGCGCAGACCAAGACCGGATCGGCGACCGACGTGGTGATGGCCGGGGCGCACCTGGACAGCGTGCCCGACGGACCGGGGATCAACGACAACGGATCGGGTGTGGCCGCCATACTGGAAACCGCTGTGCGGCTTGGAAGTTCGCCGCAGGTGCACAACGCGGTGCGGTTCGGCTTCTGGGGTGCAGAGGAGCTCGGGTTGATCGGTTCGCGCAACTACGTCGAGTCGCTGGACCTGACGGCGCTGAAAAACATTGCGCTGTACCTCAATTTCGACATGCTCGCGTCGCCGAACCCCGGCTACTTCACCTACGACGGCGACCAGTCGCTGCCCGTGGACGCTCGCGGGCAGCCGGTGGTGCCAGAGGGGTCGGCCGGTATCGAGCGCACGCTGGTCGCATACCTGAAGTCGGCCGGAAAGACCGCGCAGGACACGTCATTCGACGGCCGGTCCGACTATGACGGATTCACCCTGGCGGGCATCCCCTCCGGCGGCCTGTTCTCGGGCGCCGAGGGGAAGATGTCTGCCGACCAGGCCAAGTTGTGGGGTGGCACCGCCGACCAACCGTTCGACCCCAACTACCACCAGAAAACCGACACCCTCGACCACATCGACCGCACCGCACTGGGAATCAACGGTGGCGGCGTGGCTTACGCGCTCGGCCTCTACGCGCAAGACCTCGGCGGCCATAACGGCGTCCCCATCATGGCGGACCGCACCCGACACGTGCTCGTCAAATCATGA
- a CDS encoding DUF2752 domain-containing protein, whose translation MVTRWGAAAHANLGAPLVVAASSTLMCAAIWASDPTTPNGPLPVCPTKALLGIDCPGCGSLRMLYSLMHGNVLAAARFNALGLVAVVLLVWTYFSWTYGRLVGRRIRGWQHRRWAAVVTLSLVLAWFVVRNIPFAPFSALHV comes from the coding sequence ATGGTGACCCGCTGGGGGGCGGCGGCGCACGCGAATCTGGGTGCGCCGCTGGTGGTGGCCGCATCCTCAACGCTGATGTGCGCTGCCATCTGGGCGAGTGACCCGACCACCCCGAACGGCCCGCTGCCGGTATGCCCCACCAAGGCGTTGTTGGGGATCGACTGTCCCGGCTGCGGCAGCTTACGCATGCTGTATTCGCTCATGCACGGCAATGTGTTGGCGGCTGCCAGGTTCAATGCGTTGGGCCTGGTGGCTGTCGTGCTGTTGGTGTGGACGTACTTTTCCTGGACTTACGGGCGCCTGGTGGGTCGGCGGATCCGCGGTTGGCAGCACCGACGGTGGGCCGCCGTCGTGACACTGTCATTGGTGCTGGCCTGGTTCGTGGTGCGCAACATCCCTTTTGCGCCCTTCAGCGCACTGCACGTCTGA
- a CDS encoding serine/threonine protein kinase → MSHLNTALRAVSVAAFTGSLALAGSGAAIAEPNTGTAADMNTLAASLSKGYGLNNCKSQELTEAGELAELVCGQSPDSNGPGSGVYALFSNGTNLGSAFSSTIKDVSLAACGDAGASPGTWKQNGQTGGQIACGTYKNYATLTWTTDAKNVLGHLTASNSDVNALYQWWRTNG, encoded by the coding sequence ATGTCACATCTCAACACCGCGCTGCGAGCCGTGTCCGTCGCAGCTTTCACAGGCAGTCTGGCTCTCGCGGGCAGTGGCGCCGCGATCGCCGAACCCAACACCGGCACCGCGGCAGACATGAACACGTTGGCCGCCTCGCTGTCGAAGGGCTACGGCTTGAACAACTGCAAGTCGCAAGAGCTGACCGAGGCAGGTGAACTCGCCGAACTGGTGTGCGGGCAAAGCCCCGACTCGAACGGGCCGGGATCCGGCGTTTACGCGCTGTTCTCCAACGGCACGAACCTGGGCTCCGCCTTCAGTTCCACCATCAAAGACGTGTCCCTGGCCGCGTGTGGGGACGCCGGGGCGTCGCCGGGAACCTGGAAACAGAACGGCCAGACCGGCGGCCAGATCGCGTGTGGCACTTATAAGAACTACGCGACGTTGACCTGGACCACCGACGCCAAGAATGTGCTGGGTCACCTGACCGCGTCCAATTCCGACGTCAACGCGCTCTACCAGTGGTGGCGCACCAACGGCTGA
- a CDS encoding SGNH/GDSL hydrolase family protein: MSRYVALGSSMAAGPGIRPRAAGAPRWSGRSARNYAHLIAQRYHHDLVDVTFSGATTAHVLTEIQRGAPPQIAALDGTESLVTVTIGGNDVGYIPLLVAASLPHPLRHLPLLGNRISELLDREARDRALDAVFESLCAVGRALRQRSGRARVFFVDYLTILPPAGVPAAPLSPVDADLGRHVAATLEGMTADAAAATGCEVIRAGAAGREHHAWSAEPWTTLPGRFGVPVPGRPAPLHPNADGMRAVADLIAAQL, from the coding sequence CGCGGGGGCTCCGCGATGGTCGGGCCGATCCGCACGCAACTACGCGCATCTGATCGCGCAGCGTTACCACCATGACCTGGTCGACGTTACTTTCTCCGGGGCGACCACTGCGCACGTGCTCACCGAAATCCAACGCGGCGCACCTCCACAGATCGCCGCGCTGGACGGCACCGAGAGCCTGGTCACGGTCACCATCGGCGGCAACGACGTGGGCTACATTCCGCTGTTGGTGGCCGCCTCGCTGCCGCATCCACTGCGTCACCTGCCGCTGCTGGGGAATCGAATCTCCGAACTGCTGGATCGCGAGGCGCGGGATCGGGCCCTGGACGCGGTGTTCGAGTCGCTCTGCGCGGTCGGCCGTGCCCTGCGTCAACGATCCGGCCGGGCAAGGGTTTTCTTCGTCGACTACCTGACCATACTGCCGCCGGCGGGTGTGCCGGCCGCGCCGCTGTCGCCCGTCGATGCCGACCTGGGCCGGCACGTGGCCGCCACGCTGGAGGGGATGACGGCCGACGCCGCCGCGGCGACCGGTTGCGAAGTCATCCGCGCGGGTGCGGCCGGCCGCGAACACCACGCGTGGTCGGCAGAGCCGTGGACGACGCTGCCGGGCCGCTTCGGTGTCCCGGTGCCGGGACGGCCCGCTCCCTTACACCCGAACGCCGACGGGATGCGCGCGGTGGCGGATTTGATTGCCGCTCAGCTGTAA